Genomic DNA from uncultured Methanospirillum sp.:
GGCCCGGATCTTCATACAGGGCACCACTACTATCAACTAAAAAACAGGGCCTGATAGAGAGGGGATAGCAAAACGATATTTGAGGATATTTTTATAAAAGAATCCATTTGAGAGGGTTTCAACAAAGAGGTATCGTAGATGAATAATGAGGATCAGATTCGAGCCTGTTTTTAAGAATAACGCCCAAATTATCTAGTTTAAATCATCACTGTTCAGGGATCCAGGACTGATGATAGATCTGTCGTTAGGGATCTGGCATCTGGTTGAGAATGATACAGGTGAAAGCCACCCTATATTCCTGCGCGATCGAATATCAGACGAACAAGGTCTTCTGCCGAGTTTATTGGGAAGTCAGAGGGTTTAAGAAACTTTTCAAATAGTTCTCCAACATTACAGACAACCAATCCCCCCACAGTCATATTACCTTCAGCACCTTTGGGAAGTCCGGAAAAAACTGACTCTTTTGAAGAAACCGGAAATGAAACACCGCCGAGTGCATTGATCCAGTGAGTGAACAGCTCATCTCTCATACCCATGAAAAGGGATCTACATAACAGGAAGAGAAATAACTTTCGAAATCAGAGGGAATTGCATCTATTCTCCATGTGTGGAGTAAGGGGATCATCCAGACCTTATCCTTTATCTGGTTTGTAGAAAGGATCACTACTACTATGGCAGGATCAGACCCTTCATCCCATATGACCGGGAAAGAACTCCTGATCGTACTGGTGATCTCGCTGGGATCATTCATGGCCGGTCTTGATGCTACAATTGTAAATATCGCTCTTCCAAGTATTGCAAAAGCGTTCAATGTATCAACAGTGCTTGCATCCTGGGTATTGAATGCATACCTGATCATCCTTGTCAGCCTGCTTCTGGCGGCTGCAAAGATCGGAGATATTAGGGGATACAAAAAGGTCTTTATCACAGGTTTTGTGATTTTTACAGTTGGATCCTGTCTATGTGGTATTGCAACCAGTGTGGATCTTCTGATCCTGTTCAGGATGATTCAGGCAATGGGTGGTGCGATCATCGCTGCACTCGGATCGGTGATGGTAACCTCATACCTGGGTGAAAAAGTCAGAGGCCAGGCTCTCGGTCTCGTTGCCATGTTTACGATGCTTGGTGTTGCTCTTGGTCCGGTTATCGGAGGCTTTCTTACAAGTGCATTCTCGTGGCAGTATATCTTTTATGTCAACATACCGGTTGGAATCCTTGCCATACTTCTCGGGATCTATGTGATACCAACCCGTCCTGCAGTATCCCCGACATCTCGCCTTGATTCACCAGGGGTCGTCCTGATATTCATTGCTCTCGGGTCCCTGATCTTCGGGCTGAACCAGATCCAGACACAGAACATCGGAACAGGCATTGAGGCCCTTGTGCTTTCAGTCTTCTCATGGACCCTCCTGTACATTCGTGAGAAAAAGGAGCAACAGCCGCTTATCATTCTGTCAGTCTTCAAAAACCGTTCCTACACAGTTCAGAACATCAATATTCTCATCCTGCAGATGGGACTTGCAGGAGTCATGTTCCTCATGCCCTTCTATCTTGAGATCGTAAAGGATCTTCCCACAGGAACATCCGGAGCCCTGCTGCTTTCACTACCGGTCGGGAACATCATGACCGCACCTATCGCAGGAAAAATATCAGATATCATCGGAACAAAAAAACCGATCATGGTCGGGTTCATCATCATGATACTCGCCCTCTTCTTTTTGTCAACAATATCTGTC
This window encodes:
- a CDS encoding MTH865 family protein; the encoded protein is MRDELFTHWINALGGVSFPVSSKESVFSGLPKGAEGNMTVGGLVVCNVGELFEKFLKPSDFPINSAEDLVRLIFDRAGI
- a CDS encoding MFS transporter; amino-acid sequence: MAGSDPSSHMTGKELLIVLVISLGSFMAGLDATIVNIALPSIAKAFNVSTVLASWVLNAYLIILVSLLLAAAKIGDIRGYKKVFITGFVIFTVGSCLCGIATSVDLLILFRMIQAMGGAIIAALGSVMVTSYLGEKVRGQALGLVAMFTMLGVALGPVIGGFLTSAFSWQYIFYVNIPVGILAILLGIYVIPTRPAVSPTSRLDSPGVVLIFIALGSLIFGLNQIQTQNIGTGIEALVLSVFSWTLLYIREKKEQQPLIILSVFKNRSYTVQNINILILQMGLAGVMFLMPFYLEIVKDLPTGTSGALLLSLPVGNIMTAPIAGKISDIIGTKKPIMVGFIIMILALFFLSTISVSSHTGEVAFYLFVLGAGAGIAFAPLNSAIMGESPDSERGMTSGLLKMMTNLGSTLGVTITLLVATAALGPKMAEVAAHTLKPAELAAAFDSAFLFAMGIQIIALILMILVRKPEKAGA